One Micromonospora sp. WMMD812 genomic window carries:
- a CDS encoding CapA family protein, with protein MYAAVPAPPRPRRRATALALVALLAVFVAGCAGSGAAPVWQPGAGGGGTGAPVGTGGPSASGAPESGGEAVSLSATGDIIMGNAPNRLPANGGKGFFDSVEKALAADLVMGNLEEPLTVDTGTGKCGANSTRCFQFRAPPEYAAHLRDAGFELLNQANNHGYDYGPKGYQNTQKALERYDLAHTGAPDQITVVEVKGVKIAVAGFSSYVWSNSLIDIAEAKQVIAKAATMADLVVVQVHMGGEGADKTRVRPGTEMFLGENRGDPIKFAKAMIDSGADLIVGHGPHVLRGMEFYKGRLIAYSLGNFAGGGNSLSNAGRLGWGGVLKVSLRPDGSWAGGSFTSTFMNGAGKPTMDPDDRGLGLVKEVTRLDFPKTGARLDDAGKISPPAAG; from the coding sequence ATGTACGCTGCCGTCCCTGCTCCGCCGCGCCCGCGCCGCCGAGCCACCGCCCTCGCGCTCGTCGCGCTCCTCGCCGTGTTCGTAGCCGGCTGCGCGGGGTCCGGCGCAGCTCCGGTCTGGCAGCCGGGCGCCGGTGGCGGCGGCACCGGCGCGCCGGTCGGCACGGGTGGTCCCTCCGCGAGCGGCGCTCCCGAGTCCGGTGGCGAGGCCGTCTCGCTCTCGGCGACCGGCGACATCATCATGGGCAACGCTCCGAACCGGCTGCCCGCCAACGGCGGCAAGGGCTTCTTCGACTCCGTCGAGAAGGCGCTCGCCGCCGACCTCGTGATGGGCAACCTGGAGGAGCCGCTGACGGTGGACACCGGCACCGGCAAGTGCGGGGCCAACTCCACCCGCTGCTTCCAGTTCCGGGCCCCGCCCGAGTACGCGGCGCACCTCCGCGACGCCGGGTTCGAGCTGCTCAACCAGGCCAACAACCACGGCTACGACTACGGGCCGAAGGGCTACCAGAACACCCAGAAGGCGTTGGAGCGCTACGACCTGGCGCACACCGGCGCGCCGGACCAGATCACCGTGGTCGAGGTCAAGGGCGTCAAGATCGCGGTGGCGGGCTTCTCGTCGTACGTCTGGTCCAACAGCCTGATCGACATCGCCGAGGCGAAGCAGGTGATCGCCAAGGCGGCCACCATGGCCGACCTGGTGGTCGTGCAGGTGCACATGGGCGGCGAGGGTGCGGACAAGACCCGGGTACGGCCCGGCACCGAGATGTTCCTCGGCGAGAACCGGGGCGACCCGATCAAGTTCGCCAAGGCGATGATCGACTCCGGCGCCGACCTGATCGTCGGGCACGGCCCGCACGTCCTGCGCGGGATGGAGTTCTACAAGGGCCGGCTGATCGCGTACAGCCTGGGGAACTTCGCCGGCGGGGGCAACTCGCTGAGCAACGCCGGGCGGCTCGGCTGGGGCGGCGTGCTCAAGGTGTCGCTGCGGCCCGACGGCAGCTGGGCCGGCGGCTCCTTCACCTCGACGTTCATGAACGGCGCGGGCAAGCCGACGATGGACCCGGACGATCGCGGCCTGGGCCTGGTCAAGGAGGTCACCCGCCTCGACTTCCCGAAGACCGGGGCGCGGCTCGACGACGCCGGGAAGATCAGCCCGCCCGCCGCCGGCTGA
- the nth gene encoding endonuclease III, with protein MTSSSPGASETDLGRKRRARRIGRVLAATHPDAHCELDHSNALELAVATILSAQSTDKKINEVTPKLFVRYPTAADYAGADRGELEELIRPTGFFRNKTDSLIKLGRALVERYDGRVPGKLVDLVTLPGIGRKTANVILGNAFDVPGITVDTHFQRLVHRWRLTTETDPVKIEHAIGTLYEKRDWTMLSHRVIFHGRRVCHARKPACGACTLAKLCPSYGTGPTDPTVAVKLLKGPRARDLAVAAGIDPELVPAQAVAAEVP; from the coding sequence GTGACGAGTAGCTCCCCCGGCGCCAGCGAGACGGACCTCGGGCGCAAGCGCCGCGCCCGTCGGATCGGTCGGGTGCTGGCCGCGACCCACCCCGACGCGCACTGTGAACTGGACCACTCCAACGCGCTGGAGCTGGCCGTCGCCACGATCCTCTCCGCCCAGAGCACCGACAAGAAGATCAATGAGGTCACGCCGAAGCTCTTCGTGCGCTACCCGACGGCGGCCGACTACGCCGGCGCCGACCGGGGCGAGTTGGAAGAGCTGATCCGGCCGACCGGCTTCTTCCGCAACAAGACCGACTCGCTGATCAAGCTGGGGCGGGCGCTCGTGGAGCGCTACGACGGCCGGGTGCCCGGCAAGCTGGTCGACCTGGTGACGCTGCCCGGCATCGGCCGCAAGACCGCCAACGTGATCCTCGGCAACGCCTTCGACGTTCCCGGCATCACAGTCGACACCCACTTCCAGCGACTCGTGCACCGCTGGCGGCTGACCACCGAGACCGATCCGGTGAAGATCGAGCACGCGATCGGCACGCTCTACGAGAAGCGCGACTGGACGATGCTCTCGCACCGGGTGATCTTCCACGGCCGTCGGGTCTGCCACGCTCGCAAGCCGGCCTGCGGGGCGTGCACGCTGGCCAAACTCTGCCCGTCGTACGGCACCGGGCCGACCGACCCGACCGTCGCGGTCAAGCTGCTCAAGGGCCCGCGCGCCCGCGACCTGGCGGTGGCCGCCGGGATCGACCCGGAGCTGGTGCCGGCCCAGGCGGTCGCCGCGGAGGTGCCGTGA